The window GGTGCACACACTTAATATGTCTTGAAATCTGTTGTGtgcattgtaatgtttttaaaaagttgtataactgccttcattttgctggaccccaggaagattaacAGAAATGCAAAATACCTATGGAAGGTGTGTGCTACCAACTCGATCTTGTAGGATCATGAGCAGGATAGCCAGATAAATCCCAGGCCTTGTGCCATAATACCATAATATCAATCGTTTTATTACACATGTAGGCTGTAGTTGGCAGCTAAGAGCTGAAATACATACAAAGTAATTAAACAAAAACAGTTAAAAATCAGGATGGGAGCCGAAGCAGTTCGTTTTTGGAAGTGTGAATGGGCTGAGCTGTTGAAGAATATTGGTCATAGCCAGGGGGGGTCATGATCAGACAGGTCCAAAGCCATTTATCAGCACAGCTCGCCGTCCACTCACATACAGCCAGTTGCAATAATCCCCCCTTCCCTGTTTTACAGCATCCTCCTTTGTGCCAAGCCAAAGCTAACAGGTATGCTCCAACAAATCCCAGTACTACAAAGCAATGCAAGCGAGAATGCGGGTGTAACAGTTGTTAAAGTACTatgtgaatttcaccaggttcatatATCAATATGTTGTGTTGATTTGTTATGCATGCCTGCATCCTGGGAGAAGGGGAGTGTGTACTTACGTTTTGCCCTGCGTGCTCGTGTtcaaatcattttgatgcactgaGAGAGGTAGGCACGCTTTTTCTGTCTTCAGAAAAGTTTGATTCTCTTATGTACAAAGTCATACACacagtgttttgttcatgaaTAATGTATATTTAGAGGTTACTTATAAGTGGATGGTATTAAGATGCACTTGTAATTGTACTTTTTAGGATGATATCAACATTCTGAATTCAACATGTGGTTAATAGCTAGCTAAGGTATTAGCAGGCTATTGTATGTGTGAACGATGGCTAGCTCCTCGAATGATCCCAGTCCCTCGTAATTGTGCATCTGTTGTAGAAAGAGGCGACGATTCTCAGAACATACATGCTCTACAAATattttatttccttttggatgcaggTATGTGGTTTtatctatgtaaaatatgttatgTATAATAAGGAGTGTTAATTTTTGTATTCAAAAATTATTTTGATGCAAAGAGAAAGAGGCGACGATTCTCAGAACATACGTGCtcttcaaatgttttatttccttttaGATGCAGGATGCAGAGAGTAAGTTATGTTTGATTAAAACGACCTTATCTCCAAAGTCCACGTTTATAGTCTCAATcaaccacacacaacgcagagttacagcgGTGCAGTATAGCACCGTCTACACGGGGTCAATTCAAAAGCCCAGGCACTTGTGTCACAGGGAGTAAGCCTAGTGCTCATGTCTCTGCACAGGATCTAACCGCTGTGAGAAATTTACTTACCGCTATTATTATAGCGCTCAAGAAGTTTATAATCTCAAAATGCAAGTTTGTGATCTACCTCACGACAAAGAGATTGGAAGTATCTATTCATATGCAATCCAACAGTTAAACTAAATCtcatctcaaatctaaaatattttcCAAGATCGAGAGGAATGTATGGCGTCGGAATACATTTTCCCTAGATAAAGATCTCAGATCAACTTCCCCAATCctaatgcaaaactgacccaagatcagcatctctGGGCAACTTTAACATACAGCAAATGGAAGTTCCAAAAGCcccaaaaataaatgtaaagcAGAAACATGTTGACCATTTATCTTCATGGAACAGCAATAGAAGACATTGTATTACACCGGTGAAAGTTGATGTATTGCAATTAAGAAACACATGATAACCAAAAGTAGTGTAATTTACTTTAACTCGATTGCAACCAACCTGCAGTTAACATAACTATATGCTTTGTTTTGAGCTCAAGGGCACACACTATAGAGAAATACATCTTAATCCAAAATCTGGTGTTCCTTTGAAAGTGTTTTGCAAGGAAATATACAAAATAACTCACATTTTAAATAGTGAAATTTCTGTAATTGGTAACATATTTACAATACATGCCTTCTATTTTGTCATCCTTCAACAAAAACTTGGAAAATGTACAATTTCATGACCAACACGGAACAATTTTGGTTGCTCGAGTAAAATAGGTAGTCACAGCTGTAGTTTCAAAATCATGATCACATCTGCAGAAGACATATTTACATTGCAAACAGGATCAGGAAAGCAACCATCAAGCAGAACAGACTCATGGCTTCAGAGAGGGCAAATCCCAGGATAGCGTAAGAGAAAAGCTGCTGTTTTAGGGAGGGGTTCCTGGGGAGAAAAACAAGTTTGTTAGATCCATGAATCAAAAGCTGTGGGAGAGACTTGCAGCCATAGCAATTGTTAACCATTTTCCTAAACATGTCAAAAAAGCATATGAGAAAAATCAGCAAAGATGCACATTGTTGAGGGTATATAGTAGGGCACCATATCTACTAATGGCAATATTTACCTTGCATATCCGATGATAAGGCTGCCGAACACAGTCCCGATTCCAGCACCAGAACCGTCCACTCCAACTGTGGCAGCTCTAGCGCCAATGAACTTGGCTGCTGTGTCAATGTCTCTGCTCACAGCGCTAGTCTGGAAACCCCTCAGTGCTACCTGGAAAAA is drawn from Oncorhynchus tshawytscha isolate Ot180627B linkage group LG29, Otsh_v2.0, whole genome shotgun sequence and contains these coding sequences:
- the LOC112228050 gene encoding ATP synthase F(0) complex subunit C3, mitochondrial isoform X2, whose translation is MYACAKFITTPALVHSGSTALYRPLSASVLSQPDVRTGESTFFQVALRGFQTSAVSRDIDTAAKFIGARAATVGVDGSGAGIGTVFGSLIIGYARNPSLKQQLFSYAILGFALSEAMSLFCLMVAFLILFAM
- the LOC112228050 gene encoding ATP synthase F(0) complex subunit C3, mitochondrial isoform X3, which gives rise to MVHSGSTALYRPLSASVLSQPDVRTGESTFFQVALRGFQTSAVSRDIDTAAKFIGARAATVGVDGSGAGIGTVFGSLIIGYARNPSLKQQLFSYAILGFALSEAMSLFCLMVAFLILFAM
- the LOC112228050 gene encoding ATP synthase lipid-binding protein, mitochondrial isoform X1 is translated as MISQHIKPICTPVRSSSLLLHWSILDPLPYTDPSLRLCFPNRMSEQESTALVPQSTFFQVALRGFQTSAVSRDIDTAAKFIGARAATVGVDGSGAGIGTVFGSLIIGYARNPSLKQQLFSYAILGFALSEAMSLFCLMVAFLILFAM